The following are from one region of the Salvia splendens isolate huo1 chromosome 2, SspV2, whole genome shotgun sequence genome:
- the LOC121759948 gene encoding uncharacterized protein LOC121759948 isoform X2 — MARELDELGFWLPSEILTDDDLLTDFKPDRLKTARLDDFSYGFGNSLGFNSHLSSPAELVTETESEDDDLLLSDLTRKLSQSALLSDYASKGWKVSGSPQSTLCGCKPRPAVSPNSVHGFCTPPDAEDYMRQDLLHAAAEEVARMRMVEETAAFYSSKHFPAQVKPRTGPQIFPNPASGFFYTNKAGSQPHLSSQLLHAAKMMKNGEYMNGIAEFQLRNGRGNVGDGRAKVTPMAAWPGLQQTGSGMRPAYHAEPGLKKERTGTGVFLPQRFGSLPDENRKKSVPANVLVPEKVFHALNINVDAIDAQLHRNARDYGSSNFDLDAALKHRKNLMMAQQRRSLAAQSAMNQQLRLPRDWTY; from the exons ATGGCGCGAGAATTGGACGAATTGGGATTCTGGCTTCCGTCGGAGATCCTCACCGACGACGACCTTCTCACCGACTTCAAACCCGACCGCTTGAAAACGGCGAGGCTCGACGATTTCTCCTACGGATTTGGGAACTCGCTCGGTTTCAACTCGCATCTGAGTTCACCCGCCGAGTTGGTCACGGAGACAGAGAGCGAGGACGACGACCTACTCCTCTCCGACTTGACTCGAAAGCTTTCTCAGTCTGCGCTACTCAGCGACTACGCTTCAAAA GGCTGGAAGGTGTCTGGTTCGCCGCAATCGACTCTGTGCGGGTGCAAGCCCCGCCCGGCGGTCAGTCCGAACTCGGTGCACGGCTTCTGCACTCCTCCGGATGCGGAGGACTACATGCGCCAGGATTTACTCCACGCGGCTGCGGAGGAGGTGGCGAGGATGCGGATGGTTGAAGAAACGGCGGCGTTTTACTCGTCCAAGCACTTTCCTGCGCAGGTCAAACCCCGCACCGGCCCTCAGATTTTCCCCAATCCAGCCTCTGGTTTCTTTTACACAAATAAAGCTGGATCGCAACCTCATCTCTCTTCTCAGCTACTGCACGCGGCCAAG atgatgaagaatggagaatACATGAACGGAATCGCCGAGTTTCAGCTTCGGAACGGAAGGGGAAATGTTGGAGATGGAAGGGCAAAAGTTACGCCCATGGCGGCTTGGCCGGGTTTGCAGCAAACCGGTTCTGGTATGCGGCCGGCTTACCACGCTGAACCCGGTCTAAAGAAGgaacgaaccggaaccggtgttTTCCTGCCTCAGAGATTCGGTTCACTCCCTGATGAAAATCGCAAGAAATCAG TTCCTGCAAATGTTTTGGTACCAGAAAAAGTGTTCCACGCGTTGAACATCAACGTGGACGCCATTGATGCCCAGCTCCACCGCAACGCAAGAGATTATGGATCTTCGAATTTCGATCTTG ACGCCGCATTGAAGCACAGGAAAAATCTGATGATGGCTCAACAAAGAAGAAGTCTCGCGGCGCAGTCTGCCATGAATCAACAACTCAGGCTGCCTCGGGATTGGACTTACTGA
- the LOC121759948 gene encoding uncharacterized protein LOC121759948 isoform X1 has translation MARELDELGFWLPSEILTDDDLLTDFKPDRLKTARLDDFSYGFGNSLGFNSHLSSPAELVTETESEDDDLLLSDLTRKLSQSALLSDYASKGWKVSGSPQSTLCGCKPRPAVSPNSVHGFCTPPDAEDYMRQDLLHAAAEEVARMRMVEETAAFYSSKHFPAQVKPRTGPQIFPNPASGFFYTNKAGSQPHLSSQLLHAAKMMKNGEYMNGIAEFQLRNGRGNVGDGRAKVTPMAAWPGLQQTGSGMRPAYHAEPGLKKERTGTGVFLPQRFGSLPDENRKKSAVPANVLVPEKVFHALNINVDAIDAQLHRNARDYGSSNFDLDAALKHRKNLMMAQQRRSLAAQSAMNQQLRLPRDWTY, from the exons ATGGCGCGAGAATTGGACGAATTGGGATTCTGGCTTCCGTCGGAGATCCTCACCGACGACGACCTTCTCACCGACTTCAAACCCGACCGCTTGAAAACGGCGAGGCTCGACGATTTCTCCTACGGATTTGGGAACTCGCTCGGTTTCAACTCGCATCTGAGTTCACCCGCCGAGTTGGTCACGGAGACAGAGAGCGAGGACGACGACCTACTCCTCTCCGACTTGACTCGAAAGCTTTCTCAGTCTGCGCTACTCAGCGACTACGCTTCAAAA GGCTGGAAGGTGTCTGGTTCGCCGCAATCGACTCTGTGCGGGTGCAAGCCCCGCCCGGCGGTCAGTCCGAACTCGGTGCACGGCTTCTGCACTCCTCCGGATGCGGAGGACTACATGCGCCAGGATTTACTCCACGCGGCTGCGGAGGAGGTGGCGAGGATGCGGATGGTTGAAGAAACGGCGGCGTTTTACTCGTCCAAGCACTTTCCTGCGCAGGTCAAACCCCGCACCGGCCCTCAGATTTTCCCCAATCCAGCCTCTGGTTTCTTTTACACAAATAAAGCTGGATCGCAACCTCATCTCTCTTCTCAGCTACTGCACGCGGCCAAG atgatgaagaatggagaatACATGAACGGAATCGCCGAGTTTCAGCTTCGGAACGGAAGGGGAAATGTTGGAGATGGAAGGGCAAAAGTTACGCCCATGGCGGCTTGGCCGGGTTTGCAGCAAACCGGTTCTGGTATGCGGCCGGCTTACCACGCTGAACCCGGTCTAAAGAAGgaacgaaccggaaccggtgttTTCCTGCCTCAGAGATTCGGTTCACTCCCTGATGAAAATCGCAAGAAATCAG CAGTTCCTGCAAATGTTTTGGTACCAGAAAAAGTGTTCCACGCGTTGAACATCAACGTGGACGCCATTGATGCCCAGCTCCACCGCAACGCAAGAGATTATGGATCTTCGAATTTCGATCTTG ACGCCGCATTGAAGCACAGGAAAAATCTGATGATGGCTCAACAAAGAAGAAGTCTCGCGGCGCAGTCTGCCATGAATCAACAACTCAGGCTGCCTCGGGATTGGACTTACTGA
- the LOC121770802 gene encoding copper transporter 6-like has product MANDSGNMSMPMPPSAYNNQSILYMPMMQMSFFWGKDVVVLFSGWPGSGRLGMYILALAVVFLFAVAAEVFSVPPNFKPRGVRPAAAAAVYAALYGVRMTLAYFVMLAVMSFNVGVLLVAVAGHVAGSFAVKYRALAAVARAVDGP; this is encoded by the coding sequence ATGGCAAATGATAGTGGAAACATGTCCATGCCGATGCCGCCGTCAGCGTACAACAACCAAAGCATTCTGTACATGCCCATGATGCAGATGAGCTTCTTCTGGGGCAAAGACGTGGTGGTCCTTTTCTCCGGCTGGCCGGGCTCCGGCCGCCTCGGAATGTACATACTAGCGCTGGCCGTGGTGTTCCTGTTCGCAGTCGCCGCCGAGGTTTTCTCCGTGCCCCCCAATTTTAAGCCACGGGGTGTCCGCCCGGCCGCCGCTGCGGCCGTATACGCCGCCTTGTACGGCGTTCGGATGACTCTAGCTTACTTTGTTATGCTCGCTGTCATGTCATTCAACGTCGGAGTGTTACTGGTGGCGGTGGCCGGCCACGTTGCCGGAAGCTTTGCTGTTAAATACCGGGCGCTAGCAGCGGTTGCGCGTGCGGTGGACGGCCCCTGA